In Chanodichthys erythropterus isolate Z2021 chromosome 20, ASM2448905v1, whole genome shotgun sequence, the genomic stretch GCACAGCAATGGCCTGCTGCCTTCAATAAACAAAACCTTTAAGAACCAGAACAAGACTATAACGAgtaaaacaaatttattaaGAACACGTCAACTGTGCTGATATTAAAAATAGAAGAAATTTCATGCAGTTACTTACTTTAGGGATCAGAATCAAGACGCTTGCGAAGCCTGTGCGTTTCACTAAGCCGCCATTTTGTTTGGCGTCAACATATGACGGACTTCCTGTGAGGGATtgtgggagatgtagtccaAAACTACTTTCCAAAGCcctggggccagttgcataaacttagtcactatattaagactgtgtcttaaaaactagtttgaccaacttgcagttaaccaaggggtaatcaacgttatttttccaattattccaatctacctttttatgtaacagactttaaaaaattaggACCACTCTTCAAGACAAAAATTTGTCTTAaaagattagtccacttttaaataaaattttcctgaaaatgtactcacccccatgtcatccaagatgttcatgtctttctttcttcagtcgaaaagaaattaaggtttttgatgaaaacattccaggatttttctccttataatggactacAATGgactccagacggttgaaggtcaaaattacagtttcagtgcagcttcaaagggctttaaacgataccagacgaggaataagagtgttatctcatttaagaaaaaaattatgtgttttatataaacaaacgTTCACCTTctaaagccccgggtatacttcactttccgtGTCCGCAcgtctttcaaagtatactacaCCACGGATGCGCGCAGATGACCGCGTTCGTCACATGTGCAGTACAGCTCTGACATCGGAGAGCAGCACTGAGTCGTGTCATCAACATGACATTCACTGGGCATGATCGGAGAAGAAAAGAAGTGCATCCTTTCCCATATTTTACTTATCCCCCTCCATGAATTTGCCACCCTAAACACGTCTTTGTACTCTTTAAACATGAATTGTACAAATGTGGTTATTTTCTAATCTCTTCGCTCAAACGCTCGTCAAGTTCACTGTCCATTGtcatgtttttctgttttttcaaGCGTGTTGTTTTGTCTTTTCACACTCTTCTTTGACGGCAGAACACTGTGCTCAATACTGtgcgtattgccacctagtggactcttctaTACTGCTTGCGCATGTGCTGTTGCACGCGGACTGTCCGTGCGGTCTTGAAATTTGGCCTGCACGCGGCCAGGGTGTTCGGCCGGCCGCGAGCCCTCCACATGACGAAAATTACGgccgaagtatacccggggcttaagTGCTTCCACCGAAACCGCACtgtcgtattcttcaaaaagcttacgctgtatgttctacaccttccctattctacttactgAACGAACGCAGCCCCAGTTACgttttttttgtaagttgaataaggaaggcgtaggacatacggcgtaagctttttgaagaatgctgaaAGTGGAAGTACGtccaaggcgatattttgtgtttataaagcatatacagttgtatttttttcgaaaatgactgatcgtttcgctagataagacctttattcctcgtctggtatcatttaaagccctttgaagctgcactgaaactgtaattttgaccttcaaccgtttgggctccattgaagtccactatgaggagaaaaatcctggaatgttttcatcaaaaaccttcatttcttttcgactgaagaaagaaagacatgaacatcttggatgacatgggggtgagtaaattatcaggaaaattttatttaaaagtgaactaatcctttaactgacTAGTCCAAGTGGTTTATGCAGCCCGGCCCCTGAATTtgctataataataatgtaaaggAGAATTCTGTTtcccaaaatgtatttattttatgcttttgtttattcattttgttcaaaacaataaactATGTGCCATTTTGTAcaattttaaattatgtttaaattattataaataatttaggCCTATAATAAACACgctatatttcataaaaatagtccattttaatatcatgttgactttaaaatgtataacCCACTAGGTTGTTATTAAGCCAGCCACATGTGAaatttggaagaaaaaaaaatccccatgAAAGGCGTCTATTGTACATGTTATTCAGGGCTTGGCCACAGGGCAGATCATTTTAACAACTGCTTATTCTGGAAATGTGTGTGCTATAGTAAACGCTGCTCTGTTACAGGGAATAATAGGCTATATGGCCAGCGAAGGGGGAGCTGGAGCACACTTGAACAGTCCATTATGGAAGGTGAGCAGGATGAGTGGAGATCGTGGACATGAGCGCGAGAGAGGCGCGCGGATGGAGGCGGGGGTTCGGCTCGGGATGCGGAGTGAGGAGGAAAGACTCCAGACTTTCCACAACTGGCCCAGAGATGCGCCCGTGAGCCCTGCTGAGCTTGCCCGGGCTGGCTTTCACTATCTGGGATACGGGGACACGGTGCAGTGCTTCTGCTGTGATGGGATCCTGAGGCACTGGGTTCATGGAGACACTCCGCGGGGGGAGCACGAGAGGCACTTCCCCGCATGCGGCTTAATGATGGGCAGGGATGTGGGGAATGTTCCGCTGGGCTCGTCCGACTCTGTGGATGGGCAGCTCTTGAGTCAACTGCAGCGGCTGACCGTGGACGAGCAGGTGTTGTCCGGGCAGGCGGCGTATCCGGAGATGGAGTCAGAGGACAACAGGTTGTCCACCTACCAGAACTGGCCCACAGGAGCATCAGTGCAGCCCGATGCTCTGGCGCGAGCTGGATTCTTCTATACAGGTGCGTCTCTGGCTAAAGGGATGTTTTGGGAAAAGAAACTGCAACTGAAATGTACAATGTTTGGGATTGTATGTGCTTTCGATTCATCACAGGACCAAAACTTAGTTGCTTCTGCTTTCTGCGCTCACAGTCACGCGCGCGGCGGTCATGCGCACGGTGAATGAACGGAATGAACGAGAGGCCGCGAGCGCAGTGCAGCCCAGCCTCACAGCAGCGCGTGCTGCTCATTATTCTGAAAGCAACAGTGTGTTTCTGCCTATTTCTTATACAAATAATATGCATTCAAAATGGCATATCATTGTTTGTTCTCAGTAAAGAACAAAGCAATTAATTCTGTTAACTTTAAAATTCTCAAAATTGTTTTGACCAcaataaaggattagttcactttcaaattaaaatttgtggataatttactcacccccatgtcatccaagatgttcatgtccttctttcttcagtcgaaaagaaatgaaggtttttgatgaaaacattccaggattattctccttatagtggacttcaatggcctccaaacggttgaaggtcaaaattacagtttcagtgcagcttcaaagcgttctacacgatcccagatgaggaataagggtcttatctggaggaaccatcgctcattttctaaaaaaaaaaaaataatatacgttttaaccacaaatgctcatcttgaactagctctcttcttggtcaaagtttgaaataattatgtatttgcactagcatattgtatatgacaatttagttcaaactttgacctgtggagggcagtaatactctttgcagtgtctacactgctggaattcaaatagagaagaagagagctagttcaagatgagcatttatggttaaaatgtataattttttttttttttttttagaaaatgagcgatggtttctctagataagacccttatttctcgtctggtatcatttaaagctctttgaagctgcactgaaactgtcattttgaccttcaaccatttgaaGTCCACTACaaggagaataatcctagaatgttttcatcaaaaaccttaatttcttttcaactgaagaaagaaagacatgaacattttggatgacatgggggtgagtaaattatcaggaaaatttaatttgaaagtgaattaatcctttaaatttattACTGATAAAgagcattaaaggtgcaatatgtaagaattttgcagtaaaatatccaaaaaccactaagccagtgttatatattttgttcacttgaatacttaaaatatcccaaatgtttctaactatttgtaaatcgtgagaaaattgcaattttaaccaaggctccgggacgtgtgaggagtcgcctgtcaatggcgtcatacccaCGTTTCCCTCGGTCTGCCCCGGTTTCCgttttttttgtagaaacaatgaaaacaccaaagacgctttaatatatcaccttttaatagacaagggaacaaatgttttgatatatttatagacggAAAacgaattgttgttatatagctcaacatgtttagtcttattgtttaaatcaattttcttgattttttgcgagtctcatgctttaccatgcctcagagaaaaacactattttgtgaagtagctaacatagcataatcagatgcagctttatttttagtaacagtaatacagcattttctcaatcatacaatacgttttaaaattaattgcatgccatttatcaacacaatcatccagcatttaatatgatattgtaaaatcgatctatcttactgcagtgtgtaacagagtctcacagcagccgccgagcgaacgctcagagtaacgttataacatcattttcaacactctcaaatgtatctaatatgataaacagagctgcgttacctcatactcatgaccggaaaagcataAGCGGCGCCGgcaactgtgtcataataaaagtcccactGCTCGTTTCACATGTAACTGTAactgtaacagaagaacggaccaaaacaGTGGGGTTTTTGCGGCGTTTTTTTccagtattttcttttttccctcatGGCTCTACCCGCTGTCCAGCTCCTCTGCCTGGAGTAGGGAGACTGCTCGCTGGAACAACACACCAGTGACTTTCTCCAGCTTGCGTGCCAGACTAACTTCCCGGACCGCTCGCTCTCTATCTACTATCACACTGGCCTGAGCGAGCGGTCCAAGGCACGCATTCCAGCGGGCGGTCCAACGGAGGACTTCGCCGCATAcatggagtgggtgctggtgaacAACAACTCTCCGTTCACCATCTGCCCTGCTGAGGATGACACTAGCACCGCTCCACATCCAGAGACCAGCCACCCGCCACCGACTACGTGCATGATGGAGAGACGAGAGCCCACCGCAGACCGTGGAGTTCAACCTGCCGGGACGAGCGAGACCAAACCTGAGGAGAGGATGGAGAGAGAGTCGTCGCACCGGGGTGTGAACCGCAAGGTGTGTCTGACCAGGTGCGTGAGCCTGTTACATTGTGTGCTGCCGAGGGAGTGTTAGTGGAGTTCGAGGTCTGGGAGGAGAGCCTCATTACAAACTCACCGCGGTGGATGGGATCGCTATGGCCACTGAAACCACTGAAGTTATTGGATGTGTTTGAGGAGTTTAAGTCCCTATGTCTCTTTTCCctgctggtcccgtccagcccTGAACTGCCCATCTCCCTGCTCCGCCTCCAGCCTTTGAACCCAACACATCACCACGGGCTGTCGATGCGTCGCCTCCGccgtggctcctccctccctcggctTCACCGGAAACCCTCAGCCTCAAGACTCCACCGGGCTCCTTCGTCCCACAGGCTCCAACTTGTTCAGTTGTTGTCCAGCTGGCACCTTCAGTTTCACCTGGCTCCTCCTTCCCCCCCGTCTGCTCCTTCGTCCTCAGTCGCACCACCTCCGTCTCAGTCTTCAGGCCCCCGACTCGTCGTCCCGGCTCCATCTCGGTCTCCAGATCCAGCAGTGTCGGTTGGGCTCTCCGGCATGCCAGCTCCACCTGGATCTCTATCGTCGGTGGCGTCTCCATCGGCCGTCCCCAGGGTGGCGCCTCTCAACTTTCCACTATGGCGTCTCTCCTGTCCTCGACTCCACCCTGGGTGGATCATGGTTGGTCCTCCTGCTCCAggctcctcccaccctccactccACCTTGgactatttttgttgttttctgtggacttttgttttgtaactcCGCCCTTCGCCCCCCCTCCAGAGCCTTGTCATCACCTTATTTAGTTCCCTTTGTTGGTCTcttgtatacagtatatacccAGTGTtctccttcactccttgtccgttctcgttTACGTTTACCTGCTGTCTCTTCCCTGTTGGAATCTCCTGTGTTTTATTAAAGTATTACTCGTATACTAATCTTCATCTTTGTCGTGCGCTGATATACAGCAACTGTAACActtgtgaggcgtgtgttgatcaatcgctccagctcctcgttcagctccacaacactcggtcctgctctgcttcatactacaataacattaataatcacatccatgaacatgatttcttctagagtcctatcccgattcttttccccCGATCTTttccaagattccgcgctcaaacttggcgtcatcaagccacacctttgttttgaataggcctctagcggacagaaaatattacatattgcacctttaaggtgGAGCTCAAAATTGATTAGAAATTGCAAAAATGATTTATATATTGTACTCTgtgtctttaaaataaataatatagtgtttttttttagaagatAGTAATAACAAGTGATTGTTTTCTTAGGTCATGGTGACAATGTGAAGTGTTTCTTCTGTGATGGTGGTCTGAGGAACTGGGAACCAGGTGATGACCCTTGGCAGGAACACGCCAAATGGTTTCCACAGTGAGTGCTGAATTATTTCTATTCTCTTTCTACTTTAAACAGGAAGTTTTTTATcccacattaaagggttagttcatccaaaaatgacatttctgtcattaattactcaccttcatgtcgttccacacctgtaaagtgttttaagtaaaacttaaagttgtttgtcggccgactaagttttctcagtgtgttccgcaccgtcggctgaagttggtcctcgtcggcctTTTTTTAaccgattcaacatgttgaatcTGCATCGGAGCTCGTCGGTACATCTGATCATTCTTATTGGCTggtcagctactgccacctgctggtatggaaaggcattttatcttacgcaggcgcagaacggacgtgctacttgaccgacgtgagccaaccccgcagtctgctttcatcgccACTAGTTAGTCggcgttggcttggtgtgttcctgccttaagaccttcggaacacaaattaagatatttttgatgaaatcgagAGTTAtatgtccatagacagcaatataattttTCAAGGTCAAGAaatgtactaaagacattgttaaaaaagtcgacgtgactacagtggttcaaccttaatgtttcgaagtgacgagaataacgagtcggcattctgacgtagaacctggaagcgttGGACATAAACAatatatgagaatgacacaaaaGAGAagttattgtttaataaagttgttatttttgtttcgtttttgtgcacaaaaagtattctcgtcgcttcattaCATTAAGGCTGAACCACCGCAGTCACgtcaactgttttaacaatgtctttagtacctttctggaccttgaaagtgttgattatattgttgTCAATGAGTcataaacctcttggatttcatcaaaaatatcttaatttgtgttctgaagataaacgaaggtctaacaggtgtggaacgacatgagggtgagtaataatgacagaattttcatttttgggtgaactaaccttttaaatacAATACAGTGTAATCAAGTACTAGAGGGAATGTTACAAACATGTATTGTTTAATACAAAATGGatgatgttttattgttttcattattaatttGGTCTATCATGTGCTTCCAAAGATGTGAATATTTGCTTCAATCCAGAGGACGGGAATATGTGAGCAATATCCAGCAGTCTTACTTCAACATGAATGAAAGAGTGGTAAGTAATATTGATGCACCTAACCATCGGTTTATGGTAAATTTATCAGCTATGATTGCTATgggctttaaatgttttggtttgttttaaagGGTGGATCTCTGTCATCAACTGCAGGAAACATTACATCAGGTGAGTCGCGCCATGACTTCATTTAAAGGTGTAACAGTGCAGGggttttcaaatgtttaaatgttttaggaCACCCAAATATGATGATCCCCCTACAAGTAAAATGGCAGTTAAATTTAATGTACAGATCCATTTATGctgtgtacaaaaacaaaatagatATTAGACATACATTTCCACTTGGGTGTCCACAGGccccagtttgaaaacccctgacTTTATGGATTCTCTGCAATTCTGAAGTCTCATAAAATGTTTCATTGTTGTGAGCAGTGCTTGTGTTCAATGGATCAACAGACTCTTATGTGTGTTTATTACACGGCTttctggaatacttgattccGATTGGTCATTCACAACATTCAGCAGTCAGATATTTCTGAATAATAACCATTGTCCATCCATGACACAGTATAACTTACTGCTTGTCCTGGAAATCCGTGTTTGCTACATAGCTGTGCTCATTTCTGTCTTTccacagtaaaaaaataaaataatttcaactcaaatcaatatttcctgtatttattttttgtgcaaAGAGCCGTGTAATAAGCAGGATAATATCAGGCTGTGTTTTATGCTGCTTTGCATTTTATGCTCCTCAGGAGTTGATGTTATTCTTCCAGCTCTCACAGTTTTCATCTCACCCACATCTCCTTTTCTTCAACTAACAATGATGATGATCAGTGTTACCCTAACTTTTAGTCTTTTGTGATTTTTGAAGCTTTAAATCACTGTACGCTGCTGGTaaacaaacacacctgaactgaTTCTTTGCATAAATCACAGAATAAATGACCTGCAGCAATATTTTGCTCTTATTCTTAGAAGAAAGAGTTcttagtaacactttacaataaggttcattagttaacattagttaacttaattagttaacatgcactaataatgaactgcacttatgcagcatttattaatctttgttaaaggtacaatatgtaaaatttttgcagtaaaatatccaaaaaccactaggctagtgttatatattttgtccagctgattactaacaatatctctaatgttttcaactacttgtaaatcatgagaaaatccccattctaaacagtgacacggggcagtgcagtcgcctgtcaatgacgtcagttacctttgttaccgcctttactgacgtagaaactacatgacaacagtgccatggacaaatgcggaagtagtgtctagcgtccagcaaaccactagcttgcttcaagcagttccttatttacttcttgcacgttttgtggtgaattgtgttacttatttatggaacataattactgtttaccatctgccgctggttctgtcgacaaggacagctcccgtaaactcatgaccggaaaagcggaagcggcgccagcgactgtgtcataataaaagtcccgctgctcgtgaggcgtgtgttgatcaatcgctccagctcctcgttcagctcccgcaacactcgctcctgctctgcttcatactacagtaacgttaataatcgcatccacgaacatgagttcttccagactccaatccctattcttttgcaccatccgttgagatggagaccacatgtcccaagtttctgctctaaaacttggcgtcatcaaacttttgttttgaataggcttctagcgacctctagcggaaaaaaatatcacagattgtaccttttaatgttaatttcaacatttactaattcattattaaaatcttgttaacattagttaatgcactgtgaactaacaaggacaaacaatgaacaactgcattttcattaactaactttaacaaagattagtaaatacagcaacaaatgtgttgctaatggttagttcatgttagttaatacattaactaatgtttaactaatgaaccttattgtaaagtgttaccaggtTCTTATAGAAAACCCTGGGGTTTTAAAGatactttatgccaaaaaggttttATATAAGGAGAAAAGTCCTAAATGATTGTATAACCCGGaaaaaacccggaagcgagtttgCATTTCAGCACTTCTGGTTCTGAAATAAGGGCAGTGGTAAACACAAGCTTAAgatactttcatgttttattctacgacataaaatacatcagtattaCCTTTTTAAGCTGTTACATGTCTTGAAAAtgttgctaacaagtggctaaatcAGACTGCAGAGGCTGTCGGTGACATTAAACGTCATCACGCCGAACAAGTAAACtcagtcgagggaaccagtGTGATGCGAACTGCCGATTGGCCTACAAAGTGACATCATAGTGTGAATAATATATTGTACACACAAGCTCTGCTTACACTTCTACTTGTGAGGACCAAGAAAATAccttttttgtatattttattacattaagcgAATAACTACACCCTTAAAGACACCTTTGGCATGTTTTGTTCCTGCTGGCAGAAGTGTTGGGTGGGCAGAGCTCAGTGGCGGCAGACATGTTGTCTCCTGTGGTGCAGGCGGTGCTGCAGATGGGTTTCCAGCGCTCACTAGTGGAGAGCCTGGTGCAGTCCCGCTACCTGCTCACCGGCTCACACTACACCTCAGTCTCTGACCTGGTGACCGACGTCCTGCAGGCCGAGGAGGAGGAAAGGCAGACGGGGGAGCACAGACCAGGTGTGGAGCACCCTCTGTTTCCAAACTCATCCATCCTTCAAAACAGATCAAACctatgtttaaagggatagttcacccaaaaatgaaaactctgtcatcatttactcaccctcaggttgttccaaacctgtatgaatttcttctgCTGGACACACAAGAAGATTTGATGAATGTAAATGACCAAACAGTCGATGGGCCTCACTGACCTCCATAGTGTTTTCCCCAATACTGTGGAAGTTAATGAAGCCCATAAACAtgaacattcttcagaatatcttcttgagggtgagtaaatgatgacagaatcttcatttctgggtgaactatatTCCTTTCACATGATGCTGTACAAGAAGACATTATTTATAGGCAtggttcaccccaaaattaaaattcagtcattatttactatttagtcTGGTCTAATGCCACATGCCCTTCATTCTTTTTTGAACCACAAAAGGAGAAacgcacacatacatatataaatatataaatatatatacacacatatgtaaacacacacttttatgttggatttgacagcactagtttGTATACGTGTTGAGTATGAATGTCTACTAAGGTTTGAAGTGACTTGAGAgttagtaaataatgacagaattttaatttttattgcgTGAACTagtactttaaagggttagttcacccaagaatgaaaattacgtcattatttactcaccctcatgtcgttccacacctgttagaccttcattcatcttcggaacacaaattaagatctttctgatgaaatctgatggctcagtgaggcctgcatcaccAGCAATGACACTCCCTTTTttgatgcccagaaaggtactaaaaacgtaTGTgcttcaactttaatattataaagtgacgagaatattttttgtgcactaaaaataacaaattaaccaattttttcaacaatatctagtgatgggcgatttcaaaacactgcttcatgaagcttcgaagctttacaaatcttttgtttcgaatcagtggttcagagcagcaaaatcacatgatttcagtaaacgaggcttcattacgtcataagtgtttcgaaatttcaatagttcacgtgactttggcagtctgatacgtgctctgaaccactgatttgaaacaaaagattcataaagcttcgaagcttcatgaagcagtgttttgagtgCTATcactaaatattaatttatattgaataaagtcgttattttgttatttttggcacacaaaaagtattctcgtcgcttcataacattaaggttgaaccactgcatcacatgaactattttaaatatgtctttagtagctttctgggcattgaaagtgttaattatcttgttgtcaatggaggcctcactgagccatcggatttcatcaaaaatatcttcatttgtgttctgaagatgaacaatggtctaatgggtgtggaacgacatgagggtgagtaattaatgacagaattttcatttttaggtgaactaaccctttaaatgtaacCTACATTGTGAGCCATGTGTTGttcattaaaaaagaaatgataAAGTGCCTTTCCTCCTCTAACGTGTGGATGGTTTGTTCCCTCAGAGACTGTGGAGAGTCCGCAAACGCCGAGAACGCAAGTCTCAGACAGGGAGAAAGGTCCATATTAACACGCTTTCATTGCatttatagtgtgtgtgtgtgtgtgtgtgtgtgtttggctaCATCTTCATCTTCTCTCTATCTTGTAGCCTCTGGGATGGAACTGATCATTCAATCAGTCATCATAACTGACCCAGGTTGAGTTAAAAtgtctgtgtatttgtgtgtttttcagtgCGATCAGATCTGACTCCAGAGGAACAGCTGAGACAGCTTCAGGAGGAGAGG encodes the following:
- the birc7 gene encoding baculoviral IAP repeat-containing protein 7 isoform X1, whose amino-acid sequence is MASEGGAGAHLNSPLWKVSRMSGDRGHERERGARMEAGVRLGMRSEEERLQTFHNWPRDAPVSPAELARAGFHYLGYGDTVQCFCCDGILRHWVHGDTPRGEHERHFPACGLMMGRDVGNVPLGSSDSVDGQLLSQLQRLTVDEQVLSGQAAYPEMESEDNRLSTYQNWPTGASVQPDALARAGFFYTGHGDNVKCFFCDGGLRNWEPGDDPWQEHAKWFPQCEYLLQSRGREYVSNIQQSYFNMNERVGGSLSSTAGNITSEVLGGQSSVAADMLSPVVQAVLQMGFQRSLVESLVQSRYLLTGSHYTSVSDLVTDVLQAEEEERQTGEHRPETVESPQTPRTQVSDREKVRSDLTPEEQLRQLQEERTCKVCMDKLVSMVFIPCGHLVVCTDCAASLRHCPICRAVIRGSVRAFMS
- the birc7 gene encoding baculoviral IAP repeat-containing protein 7 isoform X3, with amino-acid sequence MASEGGAGAHLNSPLWKVSRMSGDRGHERERGARMEAGVRLGMRSEEERLQTFHNWPRDAPVSPAELARAGFHYLGYGDTVQCFCCDGILRHWVHGDTPRGEHERHFPACGLMMGRDVGNVPLGSSDSVDGQLLSQLQRLTVDEQVLSGQAAYPEMESEDNRLSTYQNWPTGASVQPDALARAGFFYTGHGDNVKCFFCDGGLRNWEPGDDPWQEHAKWFPQCEYLLQSRGREYVSNIQQSYFNMNERVGGSLSSTAGNITSEVLGGQSSVAADMLSPVVQAVLQMGFQRSLVESLVQSRYLLTGSHYTSVSDLVTDVLQAEEEERQTGEHRPVRSDLTPEEQLRQLQEERTCKVCMDKLVSMVFIPCGHLVVCTDCAASLRHCPICRAVIRGSVRAFMS
- the birc7 gene encoding baculoviral IAP repeat-containing protein 7 isoform X2, coding for MASEGGAGAHLNSPLWKVSRMSGDRGHERERGARMEAGVRLGMRSEEERLQTFHNWPRDAPVSPAELARAGFHYLGYGDTVQCFCCDGILRHWVHGDTPRGEHERHFPACGLMMGRDVGNVPLGSSDSVDGQLLSQLQRLTVDEQVLSGQAAYPEMESEDNRLSTYQNWPTGASVQPDALARAGFFYTGHGDNVKCFFCDGGLRNWEPGDDPWQEHAKWFPQCEYLLQSRGREYVSNIQQSYFNMNERVGGSLSSTAGNITSVLGGQSSVAADMLSPVVQAVLQMGFQRSLVESLVQSRYLLTGSHYTSVSDLVTDVLQAEEEERQTGEHRPETVESPQTPRTQVSDREKVRSDLTPEEQLRQLQEERTCKVCMDKLVSMVFIPCGHLVVCTDCAASLRHCPICRAVIRGSVRAFMS
- the birc7 gene encoding baculoviral IAP repeat-containing protein 7 isoform X4, translated to MASEGGAGAHLNSPLWKVSRMSGDRGHERERGARMEAGVRLGMRSEEERLQTFHNWPRDAPVSPAELARAGFHYLGYGDTVQCFCCDGILRHWVHGDTPRGEHERHFPACGLMMGRDVGNVPLGSSDSVDGQLLSQLQRLTVDEQVLSGQAAYPEMESEDNRLSTYQNWPTGASVQPDALARAGFFYTGHGDNVKCFFCDGGLRNWEPGDDPWQEHAKWFPQCEYLLQSRGREYVSNIQQSYFNMNERVGGSLSSTAGNITSEVLGGQSSVAADMLSPVVQAVLQMGFQRSLVESLVQSRYLLTGSHYTSVSDLVTDVLQAEEEERQTGEHRPGCSKPV